In one window of Thalassophryne amazonica chromosome 9, fThaAma1.1, whole genome shotgun sequence DNA:
- the cct6a gene encoding T-complex protein 1 subunit zeta, with protein MAAVKALNPKAEVARAQAALAVNISAARGLQDVLRSNLGPKGTMKMLVSGAGDIKLTKDGNVLLHEMQIQHPTASLIAKVATAQDDITGDGTTSNVLIIGELLKQADLYVSEGLHPRIIVEGFEAAKEKALAVLEEIKVTQKMDRETLINVARTSLRTKVHTELADLLTEAVVDAVLAIAKPNEPIDLYMVEIMEMKHKTDCDTHLIRGLVLDHGARHPDMKKRVEDAYVLTCNVSLEYEKTEVNSSFFYKSAEEREKLVAAERKFIEDRVQKIVALKNMVCPNGEKGFVVINQKGIDPLSLDALAKEGIVALRRAKRRNMERLTLACGGIAMNSVDGLTPECLGNAGLIYEYTLGEEKYTFIEKCVNPRSVTLLLKGPNKHTLTQIKDAVRDGLRAVKNAIEDGCVVSGAGAFEVAVADALVKHKPNVKGRAQLGVQAYADALLVIPKVLAQNSGYDPQETLLKLQMEYKESGQLVGVDLSTGEPMVAGEAGVWDNYSVKKQLLHSCTVIASNILLVDEIMRAGMSSLKG; from the exons ATGGCTGCCGTGAAAGCTCTGAACCCCAAAGCAGAGGTGGCCAGGGCTCAGGCCGCTCTAGCGGTCAACATAAGTGCCGCCCGCGGACTTCAGGATGTGTTAAGAAGTAATCTGGGACCGAAAGGGACCATGAAAAT GTTGGTGTCTGGTGCAGGAGATATAAAGCTCACTAAAGATGGTAATGTCCTCTTACATGAGATG CAAATTCAGCATCCCACAGCATCACTTATTGCTAAGGTTGCTACAGCGCAAGATGACATTACAggagatggaaccacctccaatgtCCTCATCATTGGTGAACTCTTGAAGCAGGCTGACCTCTATGTGTCAGAG GGCCTTCATCCGCGAATTATTGTTGAGGGATTTGAAGCAGCTAAAGAGAAAGCCTTGGCTGTTTTGGAGGAGATTAAAGTGACACAGAAAATGGACAGAGAAACCCTCATCAATGTAGCACGCACCTCTCTTAGGACAAAAGTCCACACAGAGCTGGCAGACCTTCTCACTGAG GCTGTGGTAGATGCTGTGTTGGCCATAGCTAAACCTAATGAGCCCATCGACCTGTACATGGTTGAAATCATGGAGATGAAACATAAGACTGACTGCGATACACA TTTGATCAGAGGTTTGGTGTTGGACCACGGTGCTCGCCATCCAGACATGAAGAAGAGGGTGGAGGATGCCTACGTGCTGACATGCAATGTTTCTTTGGAGTATGAAAAGACAGAGGTCAACTCCAGCTTTTTCTACAAAAGTGCTGAGGAAAGAGAGAAGCTTGTGGCAGCAGAAAGGAAGTTTATTGAGGATCGAGTGCAAAAGATCGTTGCCTTGAAGAACATGGTCTGTCCTAATGGAGAGAAGGGTTTTGTTGTTATTAATCAGAAG GGTATTGACCCACTCTCTCTGGATGCCCTCGCCAAAGAAGGTATCGTAGCACTGCGTAGAGCAAAGAGGCGAAATATGGAGAG ACTCACCCTTGCTTGTGGCGGCATTGCCATGAATTCGGTTGATGGCCTCACACCTGAGTGCTTGGGAAATGCTGGGTTGATTTATGAATACACACTG GGAGAGGAGAAGTACACTTTCATTGAGAAGTGTGTAAACCCTCGCTCTGTGACGCTGCTGCTGAAGGGACCCAACAAACACACCCTCACACAGATCAAAGATGCTGTCAGAGATGGCTTGCGGGCAGTCAAGAATGCTATTGAAGATG GTTGTGTTGTGTCGGGAGCAGGCGCATTTGAGGTGGCTGTGGCAGATGCTTTGGTAAAACACAAGCCTAATGTGAAAGGGAGAGCCCAGCTTGGTGTCCAAGCATATGCAGATGCACTCCTGGTCATTCCTAAG GTTTTGGCCCAAAACTCTGGCTACGACCCACAGGAAACTCTTCTGAAGCTGCAGATGGAGTACAAAGAGTCTGGCCAGCTGGTTGGAGTAGACCTCAGCACAG